From a region of the Pseudanabaena sp. ABRG5-3 genome:
- a CDS encoding DUF433 domain-containing protein: MPELLKRITINPKQCGGRPCIRGMRIRVSDILDLFVAGLSAEEILEEMPDPERDDRKAALAYTSRKLNHPVLVA; encoded by the coding sequence ATGCCAGAATTACTTAAAAGAATCACAATCAACCCTAAGCAATGCGGTGGTCGCCCCTGCATTCGTGGCATGAGAATTCGTGTCTCCGATATTCTCGACTTATTTGTAGCTGGACTTAGTGCCGAAGAAATTTTAGAAGAAATGCCCGATCCTGAAAGAGATGACCGCAAAGCAGCACTAGCCTACACATCACGTAAACTCAATCATCCCGTATTAGTCGCATGA
- a CDS encoding BrnT family toxin — protein sequence MKYEWDENKAIKNLAKHGVSFDEAKTIFDDPLYVDFYDLDHSEDEERYLIVGESNRGRLLIVSYTERRESIRIISAREVTKSEREAYEEG from the coding sequence ATGAAATATGAGTGGGACGAAAACAAAGCAATCAAAAACTTGGCAAAGCATGGAGTTTCCTTCGACGAAGCGAAAACTATCTTTGACGATCCGCTTTATGTTGATTTCTATGATCTAGACCACTCAGAAGACGAAGAACGTTACTTAATTGTCGGCGAATCAAATCGAGGACGATTATTAATCGTTTCCTATACAGAAAGAAGAGAATCAATTCGGATTATCAGTGCCAGAGAAGTTACAAAATCGGAGCGTGAAGCATATGAAGAAGGCTGA
- a CDS encoding DUF3386 domain-containing protein, with product MVTAAPDTKFDTNARDLFQAAYENRYTWDSNFPGLTANVSVAINGVARTGKARINGDLTVEVSMDEPQLVERTSRTPSGEEKTVSVDEGQEWLYNQLRDVVTHRKRKTFEEAHGKSSFNLGATDESGAVEILVTGDSMGSNYKVRGKEISMVSRVMGRIGFVINHLDHLDTGEGYISSLYTAVFRNPMNDEIVRQARFEDIYEKIGNYYVMTKQVVQSNEQGQTKNYEIIFSDIQML from the coding sequence ATGGTTACAGCAGCCCCAGACACTAAATTCGATACTAACGCCCGTGATTTATTTCAGGCCGCTTACGAAAATCGCTATACATGGGATAGCAACTTCCCTGGGCTAACCGCTAATGTATCGGTAGCGATCAATGGCGTGGCTCGCACAGGAAAAGCCCGCATCAATGGTGATCTGACCGTGGAAGTGAGCATGGATGAACCTCAATTAGTTGAGCGTACCAGTCGCACTCCTAGTGGTGAAGAAAAAACAGTATCCGTTGATGAAGGTCAGGAATGGCTGTACAATCAACTGCGCGATGTCGTCACCCACCGCAAACGCAAGACCTTTGAAGAAGCTCATGGTAAATCTAGCTTTAATCTTGGTGCAACCGATGAGTCAGGAGCCGTCGAGATTTTGGTAACGGGTGACTCAATGGGATCAAATTACAAAGTACGTGGTAAAGAGATCTCGATGGTTAGTCGTGTCATGGGTAGAATTGGCTTTGTAATTAATCACCTCGATCATTTGGATACAGGCGAAGGTTACATTTCATCTCTCTACACTGCGGTTTTCCGTAATCCAATGAATGATGAGATTGTCCGTCAAGCTCGGTTTGAGGATATCTACGAAAAGATTGGCAATTACTATGTAATGACTAAGCAAGTTGTGCAATCCAATGAGCAAGGGCAAACCAAAAACTACGAAATTATCTTTAGTGATATTCAGATGCTATAG
- a CDS encoding DUF3352 domain-containing protein, with amino-acid sequence MSKSSRTNKSTQTKQSTLLMYIGIGAAVVATGAGGAYFYFSQRSQATKGILGAAAAIPQEAQIVMAFNTKSEPWNKLAQFGTPASQKLISDGITKSPLNSLLVQSKTEYGRDVQPWLDGYVMTALVPNSAQPQAPAATLVIAPTRDRSKSDAFLTKYREALTQQGARFTSKQYKDVTYYESPTRDPNNSVVTADLGGQYVALSTSPALMQQAIDTYKGTSSSLAKKPIFAKIYGSANQTKIADPLLQVYLDGEVALEFIGSQAKLNLNESAITQSRRELDAMTLTGGTQKEGLRFEINTYLKNENSNPLINNEAKVLNLLPQETFLLVSGVNLYQSWQSLVAQSKGNASSAQLIDQIRKGVKDTTKLDLDQDILKWMNGEFAIAAIPNNQGILASPGFGFVAIAQASDQNVAQAALDKIDKAAQSSSGLLPKGVELKPKQIGDKSVVTWAIANTTIATRGSLDNNFVFWSMGDLADTFVPKPARNLPESSPFQILTTGLPKSNGGYFYLNMTTALTLADRLLPPEVKSNPSFTEVRAVLDAINGISVTSTNVDAKTTRLDFLFTLKPTPGN; translated from the coding sequence ATGTCAAAGTCATCCAGAACTAACAAATCTACACAAACCAAACAATCGACTCTGTTGATGTACATAGGCATTGGCGCTGCTGTGGTTGCCACAGGCGCAGGGGGAGCCTATTTCTATTTTTCTCAGCGATCGCAAGCAACTAAAGGGATTTTGGGTGCGGCAGCAGCGATCCCCCAAGAAGCACAAATCGTAATGGCATTTAATACCAAATCTGAGCCTTGGAATAAATTGGCGCAATTTGGGACACCTGCATCACAAAAGCTAATTAGTGATGGGATCACTAAATCTCCACTTAATTCTCTGCTAGTCCAAAGCAAAACAGAATATGGACGTGATGTGCAGCCTTGGTTAGATGGTTATGTGATGACAGCACTTGTTCCAAACTCTGCCCAGCCACAAGCGCCTGCGGCAACCTTAGTGATTGCCCCAACCCGCGATCGCAGCAAGTCTGATGCCTTTCTGACCAAATATCGTGAAGCTTTAACGCAGCAAGGGGCAAGATTTACCTCTAAGCAGTATAAAGATGTCACCTACTATGAGTCACCCACCCGTGACCCAAATAATAGTGTTGTGACCGCAGATCTGGGAGGGCAGTATGTGGCACTCTCCACCAGCCCTGCATTGATGCAGCAGGCGATCGATACTTACAAAGGTACTAGTTCCTCCCTTGCCAAAAAGCCGATCTTTGCCAAGATTTATGGTTCTGCTAATCAAACTAAAATCGCCGATCCGTTGTTGCAAGTTTATCTGGATGGGGAAGTAGCACTAGAGTTTATCGGCTCTCAGGCAAAGCTGAATTTGAATGAATCGGCAATTACCCAGTCCCGTCGCGAACTGGATGCGATGACGCTTACTGGTGGAACCCAGAAGGAAGGTTTACGCTTTGAGATTAATACCTATCTCAAGAATGAGAACTCTAATCCACTGATAAATAACGAAGCAAAGGTACTCAATCTTTTGCCACAGGAAACCTTCTTATTGGTATCAGGGGTGAATCTATATCAGTCTTGGCAATCTTTAGTTGCTCAGTCTAAGGGAAATGCTAGCTCGGCTCAACTGATCGATCAGATTCGCAAAGGGGTAAAAGATACGACCAAGCTTGATCTGGATCAAGATATTCTCAAATGGATGAATGGAGAATTTGCGATCGCAGCCATTCCTAATAACCAAGGCATTTTGGCAAGCCCCGGATTTGGCTTTGTGGCGATCGCCCAAGCTAGTGATCAGAATGTGGCTCAAGCAGCTCTCGATAAAATTGATAAAGCGGCCCAGTCCTCTAGTGGATTATTGCCCAAAGGGGTTGAGCTAAAGCCAAAGCAAATTGGAGACAAATCCGTAGTAACTTGGGCGATCGCTAATACAACCATCGCAACCCGTGGCAGTTTAGATAATAACTTTGTCTTTTGGTCAATGGGCGATCTTGCAGATACCTTTGTTCCTAAGCCCGCTCGCAACTTACCCGAAAGTAGTCCCTTCCAAATCTTGACTACAGGACTTCCCAAATCCAATGGTGGTTATTTCTATCTAAATATGACTACAGCCCTGACTCTTGCCGATCGCCTATTACCTCCTGAAGTTAAATCTAATCCCAGCTTTACCGAAGTTCGAGCTGTTTTAGATGCAATCAATGGGATCTCAGTTACTTCCACCAATGTTGATGCCAAAACCACCCGCTTAGATTTTTTGTTTACACTTAAGCCCACACCCGGAAATTAA
- a CDS encoding AAA family ATPase has product MSNDKDSFKDKFAFKVEGLESLVDDVKQLLNLDQLIDLAQKLEEKQKSGEIHTEVNVTSRPLASIPRRGNIPRSPRAATATGGSGEVTSPDVVKPETPSEHSPKDKPQAIAELVGGLGDTLAQLRDLVEIPLKRPDVLAKLGLEPPKGVLLVGPPGTGKTLTARSLANVLGVNYIAIVGPEIISKYYGEAETRLRQVFEKAAKSSPCLIFIDEIDALVPNRANVEGEVEKRLVAQLLGLMDGFAETKGVIVLAATNRPDAIDPALRRPGRFDREIIFPIPDRKARREILEIHTRSMPLTSDVDLEDIADRAYGYVGADIKGLCQVAATNALRRQVANVVDIPDNLNVNREDFEFALKQVQPAVLRSLQIQVPKVKWSEIGGLATVKQTLQEAVAGALVDPALYAHTRAKAARGVLLYGPPGTGKTLLAKAIATQAQANFISVAGSELLTKWVGASEQSIRQLFAQARQASPCVIFIDEIDTLAPARGSYQGDSGVSDRVIGQLLTELDGLQSAEGLLVIGATNRRDFIDPALLRSGRIELHMMVDLPDTDSRRAILEVHNRDRPLDCHLNLEIWAERTENWNGADLAFLSNRAAIFAIRRHQRDHSNQLENQLENLRITNEDFEQAFAEIQAQRN; this is encoded by the coding sequence ATGAGTAATGACAAAGATAGTTTTAAGGACAAATTTGCCTTTAAAGTCGAAGGTCTAGAATCTCTAGTAGATGATGTCAAGCAGTTGCTAAATCTTGATCAACTCATCGATCTGGCGCAAAAACTCGAAGAGAAACAAAAATCTGGCGAGATTCACACAGAGGTAAATGTCACATCACGTCCTTTGGCCAGCATTCCTCGACGCGGTAATATTCCCCGATCGCCCCGTGCTGCTACAGCAACAGGCGGAAGTGGCGAAGTAACATCGCCTGATGTGGTTAAACCTGAAACACCCTCAGAGCATTCCCCCAAGGACAAGCCCCAAGCGATCGCCGAATTAGTAGGTGGCTTAGGCGATACCCTAGCGCAATTGCGGGATTTAGTGGAGATTCCTCTCAAACGCCCAGATGTACTAGCCAAGTTGGGCTTAGAACCACCTAAGGGTGTGTTATTAGTGGGACCTCCGGGAACAGGCAAAACCTTGACGGCTCGATCGCTAGCCAATGTATTAGGCGTAAATTACATTGCGATCGTGGGTCCCGAAATTATTAGCAAATACTATGGCGAAGCGGAAACTCGGTTAAGACAAGTTTTTGAGAAAGCCGCCAAATCTTCTCCCTGTCTAATTTTTATCGATGAAATTGATGCACTCGTTCCCAATCGGGCAAATGTGGAAGGAGAAGTAGAAAAGCGACTAGTGGCTCAGTTGTTAGGTTTAATGGATGGATTTGCGGAAACCAAGGGTGTGATTGTCCTAGCAGCAACAAATCGTCCTGATGCGATCGATCCTGCTCTCCGTCGTCCGGGGAGATTCGATCGCGAGATTATTTTCCCCATACCCGATCGCAAAGCACGCCGAGAGATTCTCGAAATCCATACGCGATCAATGCCATTAACTAGTGATGTGGATTTGGAAGATATTGCTGATCGCGCCTATGGTTATGTGGGAGCAGATATTAAAGGACTATGCCAAGTGGCGGCAACTAATGCTCTGCGCCGTCAGGTTGCCAATGTAGTCGATATTCCTGATAATCTGAATGTTAATCGTGAAGACTTTGAATTTGCGCTAAAGCAAGTACAACCTGCTGTATTGCGATCGCTCCAAATCCAAGTTCCCAAAGTCAAATGGTCAGAAATTGGCGGACTCGCTACAGTCAAGCAAACGCTCCAAGAAGCTGTGGCTGGAGCATTAGTCGATCCCGCACTCTATGCCCATACTCGTGCTAAGGCGGCGCGTGGGGTGCTGCTCTATGGTCCACCCGGAACAGGAAAGACTTTACTGGCAAAGGCGATCGCTACCCAAGCCCAAGCCAATTTCATTTCCGTGGCAGGTTCAGAATTACTGACAAAATGGGTAGGGGCTTCTGAACAATCCATCCGTCAGTTATTTGCCCAAGCAAGACAGGCTTCTCCCTGTGTGATTTTTATTGATGAGATTGATACCCTTGCTCCTGCACGAGGTAGCTATCAAGGTGATAGTGGTGTTAGTGATCGCGTAATTGGTCAACTACTCACAGAACTTGATGGGTTGCAATCGGCGGAAGGATTACTCGTAATTGGCGCAACCAATCGTCGCGATTTTATCGATCCTGCATTATTGCGATCGGGCCGAATTGAGCTGCATATGATGGTGGATTTACCTGATACCGATAGTCGTCGTGCAATTTTGGAAGTACATAATCGCGATCGCCCCCTTGATTGTCATCTCAATTTAGAAATCTGGGCAGAACGGACGGAAAATTGGAATGGAGCTGATCTTGCTTTCTTAAGTAACCGTGCGGCGATCTTTGCGATTCGTCGCCATCAACGCGATCACTCTAATCAATTAGAAAATCAACTAGAAAATTTGCGAATTACGAATGAAGATTTTGAACAAGCCTTTGCCGAAATCCAAGCACAAAGAAATTAA
- a CDS encoding translation initiation factor, producing MTKNRVVYREFGTPEEDDADNNVVDLPPQQQNIRIQATRRGRGGKTVTEVTGFQTTPENLNKLTKQLKNQCGAGGTAKDQAIEIQGDCAQKILQILLSLGYKAKVSGGK from the coding sequence ATGACCAAAAATCGTGTAGTTTATCGAGAATTCGGCACACCAGAAGAAGACGATGCCGATAATAATGTGGTTGATTTGCCACCGCAGCAGCAAAATATTCGCATTCAAGCCACTCGCCGAGGTCGTGGTGGTAAAACTGTGACTGAAGTGACAGGCTTTCAAACTACGCCTGAGAATTTAAACAAACTCACCAAGCAATTAAAAAATCAGTGTGGTGCAGGTGGCACAGCAAAAGATCAAGCGATCGAGATCCAAGGCGATTGCGCTCAGAAAATATTACAAATCTTGCTAAGTTTAGGCTACAAAGCCAAAGTAAGCGGCGGCAAATAA
- a CDS encoding Uma2 family endonuclease, whose translation MVSTALQPVTLSEFMQLHNIEESPAWELLNGQVLQKPMPTFYHSLLQKYLVRAIDNANSVYEAFPELRCILSQNSVVPDITIIHHSRIPLGNQPIQGAPDWIIEILSIDQSVTKLISKIQACLAEGTQLGWLIDIQEEVIMVFVPNQPLLLARADMALTVLDEIALQLTPNQVFGWLKR comes from the coding sequence ATGGTTTCAACTGCCCTGCAACCAGTCACCTTGTCTGAGTTTATGCAACTTCACAACATCGAAGAATCTCCAGCTTGGGAACTACTCAATGGACAAGTCTTGCAGAAGCCAATGCCAACTTTCTATCACAGCCTTTTGCAGAAATATCTAGTCAGAGCGATCGACAATGCTAATAGTGTCTATGAAGCTTTCCCAGAACTGCGCTGTATCTTGAGTCAAAACTCTGTTGTTCCAGATATTACGATCATCCATCATAGTCGTATACCTTTAGGAAACCAGCCAATTCAGGGAGCGCCAGATTGGATCATTGAGATTCTTTCAATAGATCAAAGCGTAACTAAATTAATCTCTAAAATTCAGGCTTGTCTTGCCGAAGGTACACAACTTGGTTGGTTAATTGACATCCAAGAAGAGGTAATTATGGTCTTTGTACCCAATCAGCCTTTACTACTGGCTAGAGCGGATATGGCTTTAACAGTTTTAGATGAGATAGCTTTACAGCTTACGCCCAATCAAGTTTTTGGCTGGTTAAAACGCTAA
- a CDS encoding gamma-glutamylcyclotransferase → MTENSPSPDQCHVFVYGTLKPNEANYDKYCAGQVITQQQAIAYGELFALPMGYPAMTIGNKQVYGYLLTFPDDIILEAMDDLEDYQSDRATSENLSENLYDRQKIETFDLAGSSLGLAWAYLMTKEQVIKFAGIAQTDGWWSNFSGDRPKF, encoded by the coding sequence ATGACAGAAAATAGCCCAAGCCCTGACCAATGCCATGTCTTTGTCTATGGCACGCTCAAGCCTAACGAAGCTAACTATGACAAATATTGTGCTGGTCAAGTAATCACTCAGCAACAGGCGATCGCCTATGGTGAATTATTTGCTCTGCCGATGGGTTATCCTGCGATGACCATCGGTAATAAGCAAGTATATGGATATTTGCTTACATTTCCCGATGACATTATTTTAGAAGCTATGGATGATCTAGAAGACTATCAAAGCGATCGGGCTACTTCTGAAAATTTATCTGAAAATTTATATGATCGCCAAAAGATAGAAACTTTTGATCTAGCAGGAAGTTCTCTAGGATTGGCATGGGCTTACTTAATGACCAAAGAACAGGTAATCAAATTTGCAGGCATTGCTCAGACTGATGGATGGTGGAGTAATTTTTCAGGCGATCGCCCCAAATTTTGA
- the tsf gene encoding translation elongation factor Ts, with product MADITTQQIQELRARTGAGIKDCKAALVDSEGDFTKATEYLRQKGLASAVKKASRAATEGIVHSYIHFGSRIGVLVEVNCETDFVARREELKDLADSVAKQIAASPNVEYVSVADIPAEFVEKEKQIEAGKDDLASKPAAIRDKIVLGRIEKRLKELCLLDQPYIKDQSITVDELVKQTGAKLSENVKVRRFVRFVVGEEIATEAPEAPAPVVESPAPVAEAPAEEPKKDKKDDKKKKK from the coding sequence ATGGCAGACATTACAACCCAACAAATTCAAGAACTACGCGCCAGAACTGGTGCAGGTATCAAAGACTGTAAAGCAGCTCTCGTTGATTCTGAAGGCGATTTCACTAAAGCTACCGAATACCTCAGACAAAAAGGGCTAGCCTCTGCGGTCAAAAAAGCAAGCCGTGCTGCCACAGAAGGCATCGTTCATAGTTATATTCACTTTGGTAGCCGTATTGGTGTGCTAGTCGAAGTTAACTGCGAAACCGACTTCGTAGCCCGTCGTGAAGAACTTAAAGACCTAGCTGACAGCGTAGCTAAGCAAATTGCTGCTAGCCCCAACGTAGAATACGTCAGCGTAGCTGATATTCCTGCCGAGTTTGTCGAAAAAGAAAAGCAAATTGAAGCAGGGAAAGACGACCTTGCTAGCAAACCCGCCGCCATTCGCGACAAAATTGTACTTGGTCGTATCGAAAAGCGCCTCAAAGAATTGTGCTTACTCGATCAGCCATATATCAAAGATCAAAGCATTACCGTTGACGAGTTGGTTAAGCAAACTGGTGCTAAACTCAGCGAAAACGTTAAGGTGCGTCGCTTTGTGCGTTTCGTAGTTGGCGAAGAAATTGCTACTGAAGCTCCTGAAGCCCCTGCTCCTGTAGTAGAATCTCCTGCTCCTGTAGCGGAAGCTCCTGCTGAAGAGCCTAAAAAAGACAAAAAGGACGACAAGAAGAAAAAGAAATAA
- a CDS encoding DUF433 domain-containing protein, producing MPELLKRITINPKQCGGRPCIRGMRIRVSDVLDLFVAGLSAEEILEEMPDLERDDLKAALAYASRKLNHPILVA from the coding sequence ATGCCAGAATTACTAAAAAGAATCACAATCAACCCCAAGCAATGCGGCGGTCGTCCCTGTATTCGGGGCATGAGAATTCGCGTCTCCGATGTTCTTGACTTATTTGTGGCTGGACTCAGCGCCGAAGAGATTTTAGAAGAAATGCCCGATCTCGAAAGAGATGACCTCAAAGCAGCACTAGCCTACGCATCACGTAAACTCAATCATCCCATATTAGTCGCATGA
- a CDS encoding type II toxin-antitoxin system PemK/MazF family toxin, protein MTQPKPNFKRGDVVLVLFPNSDLITAKTRPAIIVQADNLQTGLPQIIVAMITSQMFRAGHSSRVTILQNSPEGQQSGLLVDSVIMTDNLATIATSAIYRLIGSIPSQNLDTALKYTLNLN, encoded by the coding sequence ATGACGCAGCCAAAGCCAAACTTTAAACGAGGTGATGTAGTCCTCGTATTATTCCCAAATTCTGACTTGATAACCGCCAAAACTCGCCCTGCAATAATTGTGCAAGCTGACAATTTGCAAACAGGGCTACCTCAAATTATTGTCGCCATGATTACCAGTCAGATGTTTCGCGCAGGTCATTCCAGTCGCGTTACCATTTTACAGAACTCGCCAGAAGGTCAACAGTCAGGGCTACTCGTTGATTCTGTAATCATGACTGACAACTTAGCAACGATCGCCACATCAGCAATTTATCGATTAATCGGGTCGATTCCGTCACAAAACCTTGATACAGCCTTGAAATATACGCTCAACTTAAACTAA
- a CDS encoding response regulator: MDTDNLAVYSLVEQLRGYGRKQFTGKLELHSVKEYKWIIYYCHGRLVWASGGVHNHRRWRRLMGQYKLQIDFNKISLRTPEEIRLWDYHVLVILMKRMVLSRDQISPIIESFVHEVLFDIIQCAANERITYYCDFEDEITPVISLIHAEHAIERAHEDWITWRKLGIADFSPNLAPWIKRPEQLREEASELTYKTLITILDGRRSLRELSTWMKKDLLPLVQSLIAYYHRGLIGLAEVPDIQAPLPAIVSSRESEPEATQLLESNQSQNKLQILPRPLIACVDDSNQVCATIEQIVSKFGFGFLAIKESIKVLPLLVEHKPEMIILDLVMPIVGGYELCSQIRRIPEFKDTPILILTSNDTLIDRIRSRFVGATAFISKASGNEKIGEQIKKYLLTSDTAIKDSPYVDNVSDLSS; this comes from the coding sequence ATGGATACAGATAATCTAGCCGTTTATAGCCTTGTAGAACAATTACGCGGCTATGGTCGCAAGCAGTTTACTGGGAAACTGGAACTTCATAGCGTCAAAGAATATAAATGGATTATTTACTATTGCCACGGTAGGTTGGTATGGGCTTCGGGTGGGGTACATAACCATCGACGTTGGCGCAGATTAATGGGGCAGTACAAATTACAGATCGATTTTAATAAAATTTCTCTCCGCACCCCCGAAGAAATTAGACTATGGGACTACCATGTGCTGGTCATCCTCATGAAACGCATGGTCTTGTCTCGTGACCAAATCTCGCCAATCATTGAAAGCTTTGTTCATGAAGTATTATTTGACATTATTCAATGTGCAGCTAATGAGCGAATCACCTACTACTGTGATTTTGAAGATGAAATTACCCCTGTAATTTCCCTAATCCATGCAGAACATGCTATTGAACGCGCTCACGAAGATTGGATTACATGGCGTAAATTAGGAATAGCTGACTTTTCGCCAAATCTTGCTCCTTGGATTAAGCGTCCTGAACAACTTAGGGAAGAAGCCTCAGAACTTACCTATAAAACTTTAATTACGATCCTTGATGGTAGGCGATCGCTACGGGAACTATCTACATGGATGAAAAAAGATTTACTTCCTCTTGTTCAATCTCTAATTGCCTATTATCATCGTGGGCTGATTGGACTCGCAGAAGTTCCTGATATCCAAGCTCCTCTCCCTGCTATTGTATCAAGTAGAGAATCAGAACCAGAAGCCACCCAATTATTAGAAAGTAACCAGAGTCAAAACAAGTTACAAATTTTACCTCGTCCTCTTATTGCTTGTGTAGATGATAGCAATCAGGTATGTGCAACTATTGAACAGATTGTCTCAAAGTTCGGTTTTGGATTCTTAGCAATTAAAGAATCTATTAAAGTATTACCACTACTGGTTGAACATAAGCCAGAGATGATTATTTTAGATTTAGTCATGCCAATTGTTGGTGGATATGAACTCTGTTCACAGATCCGTCGTATTCCAGAGTTTAAGGATACGCCAATTTTAATTTTGACTAGTAATGACACATTGATTGATCGCATTAGGTCTCGTTTTGTTGGTGCAACTGCCTTTATATCAAAGGCATCGGGCAATGAAAAAATTGGTGAACAAATTAAGAAGTATCTTCTTACTTCTGATACAGCAATCAAAGATTCTCCCTATGTTGATAATGTATCTGACTTATCTAGCTAA